The Rhodococcus sp. X156 genome window below encodes:
- a CDS encoding PH domain-containing protein → MTDTPSADRSAAPAPDELVVLVARPRRTSRVAVVAAAAIAIFWVTIALLLHGDRTGVYFRPADQVAMAVFGLLMAGAVLLLARPRLRAGAAGIAVRNVLGEKLYPWEVVEDVSFPPGSSFARIELPDDEYATILALQSTDGERAVTAMDRLREMYRTYGDTTRSQRDR, encoded by the coding sequence ATGACCGACACCCCCTCCGCCGACCGCAGCGCCGCCCCTGCCCCCGACGAGCTCGTCGTGCTGGTGGCCCGCCCCCGACGCACCAGCCGGGTGGCCGTGGTGGCCGCCGCGGCCATCGCCATCTTCTGGGTGACCATCGCCCTGCTGCTGCACGGCGACCGGACCGGCGTGTACTTCCGTCCCGCCGACCAGGTGGCCATGGCGGTGTTCGGCCTGCTGATGGCCGGCGCCGTGCTGCTGCTGGCCCGACCCCGGCTGCGCGCGGGCGCCGCGGGCATCGCCGTGCGCAACGTGCTCGGCGAGAAGCTGTACCCGTGGGAGGTGGTGGAGGACGTCAGCTTCCCGCCGGGCTCGTCCTTCGCCCGCATCGAGCTGCCCGACGACGAGTACGCCACCATCCTGGCGCTGCAGTCCACCGACGGGGAGCGTGCGGTGACGGCGATGGACCGGCTGCGCGAGATGTACCGCACCTACGGCGACACCACCCGGAGCCAGCGAGACCGATGA
- the ribH gene encoding 6,7-dimethyl-8-ribityllumazine synthase, whose amino-acid sequence MSGEGNPELVPADAAGLTLAVVATRWHAEITDQLVGCALRVAEQAGVRSPTTVRVAGAVELPVVAQQLARTHDAVVALGLVVRGGTPHFEYVCDAVTSGLTRVALDEGTPVGNGVLTTETMDQATDRAGFPDSAEDKGGQATAAALDAALTLRQLRTQAEARTKTEA is encoded by the coding sequence GTGAGCGGCGAGGGAAACCCGGAGCTGGTCCCGGCCGACGCGGCTGGGCTCACCCTGGCCGTGGTGGCCACCCGCTGGCACGCCGAGATCACCGACCAGCTGGTCGGCTGCGCGCTGCGGGTGGCCGAGCAGGCCGGCGTTCGCAGCCCCACCACCGTCCGCGTGGCCGGTGCGGTGGAGCTGCCCGTCGTCGCCCAGCAGCTGGCCCGCACCCACGACGCGGTGGTGGCGCTCGGGCTGGTGGTGCGGGGCGGCACCCCGCACTTCGAGTACGTCTGCGACGCGGTGACCTCCGGGCTCACCCGGGTGGCCCTGGACGAGGGCACGCCGGTCGGCAACGGCGTCCTCACCACCGAGACCATGGACCAGGCGACCGACCGGGCCGGCTTCCCCGACTCCGCCGAGGACAAGGGCGGACAGGCCACCGCGGCGGCCCTGGACGCCGCGCTCACCCTGCGCCAGCTGCGCACGCAAGCAGAAGCACGCACCAAGACAGAAGCATGA
- a CDS encoding bifunctional 3,4-dihydroxy-2-butanone-4-phosphate synthase/GTP cyclohydrolase II has product MSRFDSIERAVADIAAGKAVVVVDDEDRENEGDLIFAAEKSTPELVAFMVEHTSGYVCVPLLGEDCDRLGLPPMYSTNQDKHGTAYTVTVDAREGIGTGISATDRSTTIRTLADPAAGAHSLTRPGHVVPLRAKEGGVLRRPGHTEAAVDLARLAGLQPAGVICEVVSKREPGEMARTDELREFADAHDLALISIADLITWRRRNEQQVERVAEARIPTVYGDFVAVGFRSLYDGVEHVALVRGSIGDGEDLLVRVHSECLTGDVFGSLRCDCGTQLDAALAAVAAENRGVVLYMRGHEGRGIGLMHKLQAYELQDAGSDTVDANLLLGLPADARDYGIGAQILVNLGVQSMRLLTNNPAKRVGLDGYGLRITERVAMPVRANPENLRYLRTKRDRMGHDLEGLDDVPDGELGDTVPAGLDLPHVPASGRS; this is encoded by the coding sequence GTGAGCAGGTTCGACAGCATCGAGCGCGCCGTCGCGGACATCGCGGCGGGCAAGGCGGTCGTCGTCGTGGACGACGAGGACCGCGAGAACGAGGGCGACCTGATCTTCGCCGCGGAGAAGTCCACCCCCGAGCTGGTGGCCTTCATGGTCGAGCACACCTCGGGCTACGTGTGCGTGCCGCTGCTCGGTGAGGACTGCGACCGCCTCGGGCTGCCGCCGATGTACTCCACCAACCAGGACAAGCACGGCACCGCCTACACGGTCACCGTGGACGCCCGCGAGGGCATCGGCACGGGCATCTCCGCCACCGACCGCTCCACCACCATCCGCACGCTGGCCGACCCGGCGGCGGGAGCCCACTCGCTCACCCGGCCCGGGCACGTGGTGCCGCTGCGGGCCAAGGAGGGCGGCGTGCTGCGCCGCCCCGGGCACACCGAGGCCGCGGTCGACCTGGCCCGGCTGGCGGGGCTGCAGCCCGCGGGTGTCATCTGCGAGGTGGTCAGCAAGCGGGAGCCCGGCGAGATGGCGCGCACCGACGAGCTGCGCGAGTTCGCCGACGCCCACGACCTGGCCCTGATCTCCATCGCCGACCTGATCACCTGGCGCCGACGCAACGAGCAGCAGGTGGAGCGGGTGGCCGAGGCCCGCATCCCCACCGTCTACGGCGACTTCGTGGCGGTGGGCTTTCGCAGCCTCTACGACGGCGTGGAGCACGTGGCCCTGGTCCGGGGCTCCATCGGCGACGGCGAGGACCTGCTGGTGCGGGTGCACTCGGAGTGCCTCACCGGCGACGTGTTCGGCTCGCTGCGCTGCGACTGCGGCACCCAGCTGGACGCCGCGCTCGCCGCGGTGGCCGCGGAGAACCGCGGCGTGGTGCTCTACATGCGTGGCCACGAGGGCCGCGGCATCGGTCTGATGCACAAGCTGCAGGCCTACGAGCTGCAGGACGCCGGCTCCGACACCGTGGACGCGAACCTGCTGCTGGGTCTGCCCGCCGACGCCCGCGACTACGGCATCGGCGCCCAGATCCTGGTGAACCTGGGCGTGCAGTCCATGCGGCTGCTCACCAACAACCCCGCCAAGCGGGTGGGTCTGGACGGCTACGGGCTGCGCATCACCGAGCGGGTGGCCATGCCGGTGCGGGCCAACCCGGAGAACCTGCGCTACCTGCGCACCAAGCGCGATCGGATGGGCCACGACCTGGAGGGCCTGGACGACGTGCCCGACGGCGAGCTCGGCGACACCGTGCCCGCCGGTCTCGACCTGCCGCACGTCCCGGCGAGCGGGCGCTCGTGA
- a CDS encoding riboflavin synthase, which produces MFTGIVEELGHVVAKEDLADAARFTVQGPVVTSDAKHGDSIAVNGVCLTVVDVLGEGAFTADVMHETLQRSSLGGLTADSVVNLERAASLSSRLGGHLVQGHVDGTGEVLQRTPSEHWELVRISLPQSIARYVVEKGSITVDGVSLTVAALDDSSFTVSLIPTTLELTTLGRAQPGTVVNLEVDVIAKYVERLHLAGGAGGQAWDHAVTQTEAGT; this is translated from the coding sequence GTGTTCACCGGAATTGTCGAGGAGCTCGGCCACGTGGTGGCCAAGGAGGACCTCGCGGACGCCGCCCGGTTCACCGTGCAGGGACCGGTGGTCACCTCCGACGCCAAGCACGGCGACTCCATCGCGGTCAACGGCGTGTGCCTGACCGTGGTGGACGTGCTCGGCGAGGGCGCCTTCACCGCGGACGTGATGCACGAGACCCTGCAGCGCAGCAGCCTGGGCGGGCTGACCGCCGACAGCGTGGTCAACCTGGAGCGGGCCGCCTCGCTGAGCAGCCGCCTGGGCGGGCACCTGGTGCAGGGCCACGTGGACGGCACCGGCGAGGTGCTGCAGCGCACCCCCTCCGAGCACTGGGAGCTGGTGCGGATCTCCCTGCCGCAGAGCATCGCCCGCTACGTGGTGGAGAAGGGCTCGATCACCGTCGACGGAGTCTCGCTCACCGTGGCCGCGCTGGACGACAGCTCGTTCACCGTCTCGCTCATCCCCACCACGCTGGAGCTGACCACGCTGGGCCGGGCTCAGCCCGGCACTGTGGTCAACCTGGAGGTTGACGTCATCGCCAAGTACGTCGAGCGACTGCACCTGGCCGGCGGTGCCGGTGGCCAGGCGTGGGATCATGCGGTGACACAGACGGAGGCAGGCACGTGA
- the ribD gene encoding bifunctional diaminohydroxyphosphoribosylaminopyrimidine deaminase/5-amino-6-(5-phosphoribosylamino)uracil reductase RibD, with translation MELAAAQGERVRGTTAPNPPVGCVILNAGGIVVGAGGTAPAGGPHAEVQALRQAGAAARGGTAVVTLEPCNHHGRTPPCTAALVEAGIAAVHYAVADPNPAAAGGAAHLAGHGVTAVHAPHQVVTRGALRAWLHRQRTGRPHVTYKLAATLDGRTAAADGTSRWVTGEQARAQVHAERAHLDAIVVGTGTVLADDPWLTARRPDGSLAAHQPLRVVVGTRELPRDAKVLDDSAETLLVRTHDPREVLAALDGLDDVLLEGGATLAGAFVAAGLVDRVVAYIAPTLLGSGVAALGDAGVRTMTDALQMVTEDVQLLGNDVRVSAVPRVSAGPMGGRGEAD, from the coding sequence ATGGAGCTGGCCGCCGCGCAGGGTGAGCGCGTCCGCGGCACCACCGCCCCCAACCCGCCGGTGGGCTGCGTCATCCTCAACGCCGGCGGCATCGTGGTGGGCGCGGGTGGCACCGCCCCCGCCGGCGGTCCGCACGCGGAAGTACAGGCGCTGCGCCAGGCCGGCGCGGCGGCCAGGGGCGGCACCGCCGTGGTCACCCTGGAGCCGTGCAACCACCACGGCCGCACCCCGCCGTGCACCGCCGCGCTGGTCGAGGCCGGCATCGCCGCCGTGCACTACGCCGTCGCCGACCCCAACCCCGCGGCCGCCGGGGGAGCTGCGCACCTCGCCGGGCACGGCGTCACCGCGGTGCACGCGCCGCACCAGGTGGTCACCCGCGGTGCTCTGCGGGCCTGGCTGCACCGGCAGCGCACCGGACGCCCGCACGTCACCTACAAGCTGGCCGCCACCCTGGACGGGCGCACCGCCGCCGCCGACGGCACCAGCCGCTGGGTGACCGGCGAGCAGGCCCGCGCCCAGGTGCACGCCGAGCGGGCCCACCTGGACGCCATCGTGGTGGGCACCGGCACCGTGCTGGCCGACGACCCGTGGCTCACCGCTCGGCGCCCGGACGGCAGCCTGGCTGCGCACCAGCCGCTGCGGGTGGTGGTCGGTACCCGGGAGCTGCCCCGCGACGCCAAGGTGCTCGACGACAGCGCGGAGACCCTGCTGGTGCGCACCCACGACCCCCGCGAGGTGCTGGCCGCGCTGGACGGGCTCGACGACGTGCTGCTCGAGGGCGGCGCCACCCTGGCCGGGGCGTTCGTCGCCGCGGGGCTGGTCGACCGTGTCGTTGCTTACATCGCGCCCACCCTGCTGGGGTCGGGGGTGGCGGCCCTGGGGGATGCTGGAGTACGCACCATGACCGATGCGTTGCAGATGGTGACCGAAGACGTCCAGCTGCTGGGCAACGACGTGCGAGTGAGTGCGGTCCCACGAGTGAGTGCGGGGCCGATGGGTGGCCGAGGAGAGGCGGACTGA
- the rpe gene encoding ribulose-phosphate 3-epimerase, with protein sequence MAAPMIAPSILSADFARLAEEAAAVHGADWLHVDVMDAHFVPNLTLGLPVVESLLKATDIPLDCHLMIDDPGRWAPGYAEAGAHNVTIHAEATADPVAVARDIRAAGAKAGLSVKPGTPIEDYLEVLREFDTLLVMSVEPGFGGQSFMPEVLGKARTVRNLVDTGHLTLLVEIDGGINADTVHAAAEAGVDCFVAGSAVYGAEDPAAAVAALRTSAAGSSAHLLG encoded by the coding sequence GTGGCTGCGCCGATGATCGCCCCGTCCATCCTGTCCGCCGACTTCGCCCGTCTCGCCGAGGAGGCCGCGGCCGTGCACGGGGCCGACTGGCTGCACGTGGACGTGATGGACGCGCACTTCGTGCCCAACCTCACCCTGGGCCTGCCGGTGGTGGAGAGCCTGCTCAAGGCCACCGACATCCCGCTGGACTGTCACCTGATGATCGACGACCCCGGTCGCTGGGCACCCGGGTACGCCGAGGCCGGTGCGCACAACGTCACCATCCACGCCGAGGCCACCGCCGACCCGGTGGCGGTGGCCCGGGACATCCGCGCCGCCGGTGCCAAGGCCGGGCTCAGCGTCAAGCCCGGCACGCCCATCGAGGACTACCTCGAGGTGCTGCGCGAGTTCGACACCCTGCTGGTGATGAGCGTGGAGCCCGGCTTCGGCGGCCAGTCGTTCATGCCCGAGGTGCTCGGCAAGGCCCGCACGGTGCGCAACCTGGTGGACACCGGGCACCTCACCCTGCTGGTGGAGATCGACGGCGGCATCAACGCCGACACCGTGCACGCTGCCGCCGAGGCCGGCGTGGACTGCTTCGTGGCCGGCTCCGCGGTCTACGGCGCCGAGGACCCCGCCGCGGCCGTGGCGGCGCTGCGCACGAGCGCGGCCGGGTCCTCCGCCCACCTGCTGGGCTGA
- a CDS encoding transcription antitermination factor NusB — translation MTESRRPAKRTGGSRRPRPAAGPVDVDPVRGAVREVLTAVRERDAYANLVLPKMLRDRKISGRDAALATELAYGTCRAQGLLDAVLGECVDRPLEEVDGVLLDILRLGAYQLLRTRVPMHAAVSTAVDLARAEKGTARAGFVNAVLRKVSKQDEAGWVAQLAPDAAEDPVGRLAFTHAHPRWIAQAFADSLGAEAAELPEALAADDTRPTVHLVARPGEMSAEELAAVTGGEPGRYSPYAVYLDAGGDPGDLEAVREGLAGVQDEGSQLVARALTLAPLDGPDGGRWLDLCAGPGGKAALLASIAAIDGARVDAVEPTPHRAELVRKTTRDLPVDVHVVDGRDPGLTPGYDRVLVDAPCTGLGALRRRPEARWRRQSSDVPELAALQRQLLASALRLVRPGGVVLYATCSPHLSETTSVVADAVRRSGATQLDVRELLPGVDRLGDGPHAQLWPHRQGTDAMFLAALTRS, via the coding sequence ATGACTGAGTCACGCCGCCCGGCCAAGCGCACCGGCGGCAGCCGCCGGCCCAGGCCCGCCGCGGGACCGGTGGACGTCGATCCCGTGCGCGGCGCCGTGCGCGAGGTGCTCACCGCGGTGCGCGAGCGCGACGCCTACGCCAACCTGGTGCTGCCGAAGATGCTGCGCGACCGCAAGATCAGCGGCCGCGACGCCGCGCTGGCCACCGAGCTGGCCTACGGCACCTGCCGCGCGCAGGGGCTGCTGGACGCGGTCCTCGGCGAGTGCGTGGACCGCCCGTTGGAGGAGGTGGACGGCGTGCTGCTGGACATCCTCCGACTGGGCGCCTACCAGCTGCTGCGCACCCGGGTGCCCATGCACGCCGCGGTGTCCACCGCCGTGGACCTGGCCCGCGCCGAGAAGGGCACTGCCCGGGCCGGCTTCGTCAACGCGGTGCTGCGCAAGGTGAGCAAGCAGGACGAGGCGGGCTGGGTGGCGCAGCTGGCGCCGGACGCCGCCGAGGACCCGGTGGGCCGGCTGGCGTTCACCCACGCCCACCCGCGCTGGATCGCCCAGGCCTTCGCCGACTCCCTGGGCGCCGAGGCCGCCGAGCTGCCCGAGGCGCTGGCCGCCGACGACACCCGTCCCACCGTGCACCTGGTGGCGCGTCCGGGGGAGATGAGCGCCGAGGAGCTGGCCGCGGTCACCGGCGGCGAGCCGGGCCGCTACTCGCCCTACGCGGTGTACCTCGACGCCGGTGGCGACCCCGGCGACCTCGAGGCGGTTCGCGAGGGCCTGGCCGGGGTGCAGGACGAGGGCAGCCAGCTGGTGGCCCGTGCGCTCACCCTGGCCCCGCTGGACGGCCCGGACGGCGGGCGCTGGCTGGACCTGTGCGCCGGCCCCGGCGGCAAGGCCGCGCTGTTGGCGTCCATCGCGGCCATCGACGGCGCTCGGGTGGACGCGGTGGAGCCCACCCCGCACCGCGCCGAGCTGGTGCGCAAGACCACCCGCGACCTGCCGGTGGACGTGCACGTGGTGGACGGCCGCGACCCCGGCCTGACGCCCGGCTACGACCGCGTCCTGGTGGACGCCCCCTGCACCGGCCTGGGTGCCCTGCGCCGCCGTCCCGAGGCGCGCTGGCGCCGCCAGTCCAGCGACGTGCCCGAGCTGGCCGCGCTGCAGCGCCAGCTGCTGGCCTCAGCGCTGCGCCTGGTCCGCCCGGGCGGCGTGGTGCTCTACGCCACCTGCTCGCCGCACCTGTCCGAGACCACCTCGGTGGTGGCCGACGCGGTGCGCCGCAGCGGTGCCACCCAGCTGGACGTCCGCGAGCTGCTGCCCGGCGTGGACCGCCTCGGGGACGGCCCGCACGCCCAGCTGTGGCCGCACCGCCAGGGCACCGACGCGATGTTCCTGGCCGCCCTCACCCGCAGCTGA
- the fmt gene encoding methionyl-tRNA formyltransferase, producing the protein MRLVFAGTPEPAVPTLQRLLDSARHEVVAVITRPDAAAGRGRKVVRSPIGQLADAHGVPVLTPTSPSDPDFLDQLRALEPDCCPVVAYGALLRPAALAIPRHGWVNLHFSLLPAWRGAAPVQSAIRAGDAVTGASTFRIEEGLDTGPVFGIVTETIRPNDTAGALLARLADSGAALMSSTMDGIEDGILTAVEQPTDGVSLAPKVTAADARVDWTLPALAVDRVVRSVTPAPGAWTTMGEVRLKLGPVLPVDEPALPPGQLQVGKDGVLVGTATQPVRLSQVQPPGKKMMNAGDWARGARLDDTARLDSPHHETTQPETTQHTPTDRTTAR; encoded by the coding sequence GTGCGGCTGGTCTTCGCCGGCACCCCCGAGCCCGCCGTGCCCACCCTGCAGCGCCTGCTCGACTCCGCCCGCCACGAGGTGGTCGCGGTGATCACCCGGCCCGACGCCGCCGCCGGCCGCGGCCGCAAGGTGGTGCGCTCGCCGATCGGCCAGCTCGCCGACGCCCACGGTGTCCCGGTCCTCACCCCGACGTCGCCGTCGGACCCGGACTTCCTGGACCAGCTGCGGGCGCTGGAGCCGGACTGCTGCCCGGTGGTCGCCTACGGCGCCCTGCTGCGCCCGGCGGCCCTGGCCATCCCCCGGCACGGCTGGGTGAACCTGCACTTCTCGCTGCTGCCCGCCTGGCGCGGGGCCGCGCCCGTGCAGTCGGCGATCCGTGCGGGTGACGCGGTCACCGGCGCCAGCACCTTCCGCATCGAGGAGGGCCTGGACACCGGCCCGGTGTTCGGCATCGTCACCGAGACCATCCGCCCCAACGACACCGCGGGAGCGCTGCTGGCGCGGCTGGCCGACTCCGGCGCAGCCCTGATGAGTTCCACCATGGACGGGATCGAGGACGGCATCCTGACGGCGGTGGAGCAGCCCACCGACGGGGTGTCCCTGGCGCCCAAGGTGACTGCGGCCGACGCGCGGGTGGACTGGACGCTGCCCGCGCTGGCGGTGGACCGCGTGGTGCGCTCGGTGACCCCGGCGCCCGGCGCGTGGACCACCATGGGCGAGGTCCGGCTGAAGCTCGGTCCGGTGCTCCCGGTGGACGAGCCGGCCCTGCCGCCCGGACAGCTGCAGGTGGGCAAGGACGGTGTGCTCGTGGGAACCGCCACGCAGCCGGTCCGGCTCAGCCAGGTGCAGCCGCCGGGCAAGAAGATGATGAACGCCGGCGACTGGGCCCGCGGCGCCCGCCTGGACGACACCGCCCGCCTCGACAGCCCGCACCACGAGACCACCCAGCCCGAGACCACCCAGCACACCCCCACGGACAGGACCACCGCACGATGA
- the def gene encoding peptide deformylase, with product MSVVPVRLFGDPVLRTRADEVVDFDAELRALVQDLTDTMTEHGGAGIAAPQLGVGLRVFTYDCDGFAGHLVNPTFDVVGEEEQDGPEGCLSIPGLRYDCRRALQVVARGWNMHGDPVEIEGSGLLARAIQHEVDHLDGVLFLDRLDAEARKAAMREIRSAPWFGEQQPTVKLNPLGLHGGVR from the coding sequence GTGTCCGTCGTGCCTGTCCGACTCTTCGGTGACCCGGTGCTGCGCACCCGCGCGGACGAGGTGGTGGACTTCGACGCCGAGCTGCGCGCCCTGGTGCAGGACCTCACCGACACCATGACCGAGCACGGCGGCGCGGGCATCGCCGCTCCGCAGCTGGGCGTGGGGCTGCGCGTGTTCACCTACGACTGTGACGGCTTCGCCGGGCACCTGGTCAACCCCACCTTCGACGTGGTGGGGGAGGAGGAGCAGGACGGCCCCGAGGGTTGCCTGTCCATCCCCGGCCTGCGCTACGACTGCCGCCGTGCCCTGCAGGTGGTGGCCCGCGGGTGGAACATGCACGGCGACCCGGTGGAGATCGAGGGCAGCGGCCTGCTCGCCCGGGCCATCCAGCACGAGGTGGACCACCTCGACGGCGTGCTCTTCCTGGACCGGCTGGACGCCGAGGCCCGCAAGGCCGCCATGCGGGAGATCCGCAGCGCCCCGTGGTTCGGCGAGCAGCAGCCCACCGTCAAGCTCAACCCGCTCGGCCTGCACGGCGGGGTGCGCTGA
- a CDS encoding primosomal protein N', whose amino-acid sequence MVGRPVRVKSEHTAAPELPVARVALMVPLAHLDRDFDYLVDAAQSDDAQPGVRVRVRFAGRLVDGFVLERAASSAHTGKLGWLEKVVSPEQVLTPEIAALARTVAGRYAGTRSDVLRLAVPARHARVETDAAPPVQGCPPAPPEAPAWAAYTHGERYLVALGQERSPRAVWQALPGEDWPARIAEAVAWTVSAGRTALVIVPDQGDVDRVHAACVGALDADTVVELTAALGPSARYRRWLAALRGTARVVVGTRAAVFAPLRNLGLVVVWDDGDDTHAELRAPYPHAREVALLRAHADHAGVLLGGFSRTAEGQLLVETGWAHDLLAPREVLRERSPRITAVADTDVQLERDPGARASRLPAVAFAAARAALAADAPVLVQVPRRGYVPSLGCARCREPARCRRCAGPLSLPAAAGPDGAATPVCRWCGVADAAFRCAACGSRALRARVVGAGRTAEELGRAFPGVPVRTSGGSSVLTEVPRGPAVVVATPGAEPVVPGGYGAALLLDGWALLGRADLRAAEETLRRWMAAAALVRPIGQGGQVVVGAESELPTVQALVRWDPVGHAATELHSRAEVGFPPAVHLAAVEGPPKAVAALVEAVEQPEGTQLLGPVDIDDGGERMLLRVPREQGKALSAALSAAQAARSARKDAESVRVQVDPHRIG is encoded by the coding sequence ATGGTGGGTAGACCTGTGCGGGTGAAGAGCGAGCACACGGCCGCCCCCGAGCTGCCCGTCGCCCGCGTGGCGCTGATGGTGCCGCTGGCTCACCTCGACCGTGACTTCGACTACCTCGTCGACGCAGCCCAGTCCGACGACGCCCAGCCCGGGGTGCGCGTGCGCGTCCGCTTCGCCGGCCGCCTGGTGGACGGCTTCGTCCTGGAGCGCGCCGCGTCGTCGGCGCACACCGGCAAGCTGGGCTGGCTGGAGAAGGTGGTCTCCCCGGAGCAGGTGCTCACCCCCGAGATCGCCGCGCTGGCCCGCACCGTGGCCGGCCGCTACGCCGGCACCCGCTCCGACGTGCTGCGCCTGGCCGTCCCGGCCCGCCACGCCCGGGTGGAGACCGACGCCGCCCCGCCCGTGCAGGGCTGCCCTCCGGCGCCGCCGGAGGCGCCCGCGTGGGCCGCCTACACCCACGGCGAGCGCTACCTGGTGGCGCTGGGCCAGGAGCGCTCCCCGCGTGCGGTGTGGCAGGCGCTGCCCGGCGAGGACTGGCCCGCCCGCATCGCCGAGGCGGTGGCCTGGACGGTGAGCGCCGGCCGCACGGCGCTGGTGATCGTGCCCGACCAGGGCGACGTGGACCGGGTGCACGCCGCGTGCGTGGGCGCCCTGGACGCCGACACCGTGGTGGAGCTGACCGCCGCGCTGGGGCCGTCGGCGCGCTACCGGCGCTGGCTCGCCGCCCTGCGGGGCACCGCACGGGTGGTGGTGGGCACCCGCGCGGCGGTGTTCGCCCCGCTGCGCAACCTCGGGCTGGTGGTGGTGTGGGACGACGGCGACGACACCCACGCCGAGCTGCGCGCGCCGTACCCGCACGCCCGCGAGGTGGCGCTGCTGCGGGCCCACGCCGACCACGCCGGGGTGCTGCTGGGTGGCTTCTCCCGCACCGCCGAGGGACAGCTGCTGGTGGAGACCGGCTGGGCGCACGACCTGCTCGCCCCCCGCGAGGTGCTCCGCGAGCGCAGCCCCCGCATCACCGCCGTGGCCGACACCGACGTCCAGCTCGAGCGCGACCCCGGCGCCCGCGCCTCCCGGCTGCCCGCGGTGGCCTTCGCCGCCGCCCGCGCCGCCCTGGCCGCCGACGCCCCGGTGCTGGTGCAGGTGCCCCGCCGCGGCTACGTGCCCTCGCTGGGCTGTGCCCGCTGCCGCGAGCCCGCCCGGTGCCGGCGCTGCGCAGGACCGCTGTCGCTGCCGGCCGCCGCCGGCCCGGACGGCGCGGCCACCCCGGTGTGCCGCTGGTGCGGGGTGGCTGACGCCGCGTTCCGCTGCGCGGCCTGCGGGTCGCGGGCGCTGCGGGCGCGGGTGGTGGGCGCCGGGCGCACCGCCGAGGAGCTCGGTCGGGCGTTCCCCGGGGTGCCGGTGCGCACCTCCGGCGGGTCGTCGGTGCTCACCGAGGTGCCCCGTGGCCCCGCGGTCGTGGTGGCCACGCCGGGCGCGGAGCCGGTGGTGCCGGGTGGCTACGGCGCCGCCCTGCTGCTGGACGGCTGGGCGCTGCTGGGCCGGGCCGACCTGCGCGCCGCGGAGGAGACCCTGCGCCGCTGGATGGCCGCCGCCGCCCTGGTGCGCCCGATCGGCCAGGGCGGGCAGGTGGTGGTGGGCGCGGAGTCGGAGCTGCCCACCGTGCAGGCCCTGGTCCGCTGGGACCCGGTGGGCCACGCCGCCACCGAGCTGCACTCCCGCGCGGAGGTGGGCTTCCCACCGGCGGTGCACCTGGCCGCGGTGGAGGGGCCCCCGAAGGCGGTGGCCGCCCTGGTGGAGGCGGTGGAGCAGCCCGAGGGAACCCAGCTGCTCGGCCCGGTGGACATCGACGACGGCGGGGAGCGGATGCTGCTGCGGGTGCCCCGCGAGCAGGGCAAGGCGCTGTCCGCGGCGCTGTCGGCGGCGCAGGCCGCACGCAGCGCCCGCAAGGACGCCGAGTCGGTGCGGGTGCAGGTGGACCCGCACCGCATCGGCTGA